The Trinickia caryophylli genomic sequence TCCCGTCGATGTAATGGCGTTTTCGTTAAAGCACCGCGCCTATCCCGGAGTGGGTTATCCGCGCGCGCACGGCAGGTACAGACGCGCGGACTCCATGAACGTCCTGACTTGTCTATTCAGCACTACCGCTATTTAATTCATCCGACGAGCGTAAATCAGCGCCGGGCGAAAACGATCCCCGATATCTGAACGAATAACCGGCCTCCGACCGCGAGCGCCAGGCGCCCAATGCCTATCGAGAATTCCGGAGAATTACGGCATCCGCCCCACGGATCCCGGCTCTTCACGGGTCAATTAAACTCCCCATCGCGGTTATCAAAACCCGATCCAACATTTCAAAAAATCCTAAGTTCGAGGTTTTTTCCATGCTATGTTGTCTCGTCTCCGAGGGGCCGCATTCGCCGGACCATCAATGACTCGAAACGAATCCGGGTGCCGATGAGCATCCGGGTCGCCCCTTTTTGTTACAGCGCCAATCCCCCATCGCCCTGATGCAGTCCTTCGGCCAAGCCCAATAAAAAAGACGTCGTTTTTCACAGCCGCTAACGGAGTATGAAATCATGCGCATTTCCCCGCTCCCTCCGCTGCAGTGCCTGATCGCATTTGAGGCATCCGTCAGGCATGCCAGCTTTACGCGTGCCGCCGTCGAACTCAATCTGACGCAAAGTGCCATCAGCCGGCAGATCGGCCAGCTCGAGGAATTTCTCGGTCGAACCTTGTTTCTGCGCGAGCCGCGCGCCTTGCGGCTCACCGTCGCCGGCGAGCGCTACGCGAGCCGTGTCCGAACGCTGTTGGAGGAATGCTCCGAGGCGACGTTCGAAATCATGAAGCGCTATGGCGACTTCGACCTGTCGGTCGCCTGCTCGTCCGGCATCGGTATTTTGTGGCTGACGCCACGGCTCTGTGCGTTTCGCGCAGCCCATCCGAACGTCAACCTGCGCCTGATCGTGCGCGACAGCCTCGCCTCGCTTGCACCGTCCGAATTCGACGTCGGGCTCTACTATCTGCGCGACCGTTGCGAATCGCATCTGGATGCCGAGCGCCTGATCGACGAAGAGGTATTCCCGGTCTGTTCGCCCGACTACCTCGACGGCCGTCTGGTGTCGCCGGCAGAACTTCTCGAACACACGCTGCTGACTCATGAGGACCGCCAGCGGCCCTGGATGTCATGGGACGAATGGCTCGAACTAAACGGCGTGATCATGGCGAAAAAACCGAAAATCATCGCGGCGAACCACTATCCGCAGCTGGTCCAGATGGCTGTTTACGGTCAGGGCATCGTCCTCGGCTGGAACCGGCTGATCGATCAATACCTCGAGAAGCGGCAGCTCGTCAGGGCCACCCGCGAGACCGCTACCCACGGCGGCGGGTATTACATCGTCACGCCGCACGAACGCACCATGAATCGGGCCGCCACGTTATTTACGCGTTGGTTGGCACAGCAGCGCGCACCGGACGATCTGCGTATCAGCGCGTGACGCACGCATGCATCGAGCGCATGCCCCGATGCGA encodes the following:
- a CDS encoding LysR substrate-binding domain-containing protein, producing MRISPLPPLQCLIAFEASVRHASFTRAAVELNLTQSAISRQIGQLEEFLGRTLFLREPRALRLTVAGERYASRVRTLLEECSEATFEIMKRYGDFDLSVACSSGIGILWLTPRLCAFRAAHPNVNLRLIVRDSLASLAPSEFDVGLYYLRDRCESHLDAERLIDEEVFPVCSPDYLDGRLVSPAELLEHTLLTHEDRQRPWMSWDEWLELNGVIMAKKPKIIAANHYPQLVQMAVYGQGIVLGWNRLIDQYLEKRQLVRATRETATHGGGYYIVTPHERTMNRAATLFTRWLAQQRAPDDLRISA